The Leguminivora glycinivorella isolate SPB_JAAS2020 chromosome 1, LegGlyc_1.1, whole genome shotgun sequence genome includes a region encoding these proteins:
- the LOC125227132 gene encoding ELAV-like protein 1 gives MSESCQGGNCHENIEYGPDESPTKLIVNYIPEVMTQDMMFSLFSTMGKLESCKLIANRGYGFVEYASAEDAVKARKAFNGLLMQNKTLKVSHALLNPETKPPTKPEADWNLYVCNLPNELTLQDLHGLFAQFGKIVNSRIAAGIAFVLFEHQYEAERAIQSINGTTPPGFLHPLTVKYANKTNPNKHKNNNNNFTKNALVKPYHWINHMGAIGDHSSPSTWSIYIYNIAPEVEELTLWQLFGPYGAIVSVKIIKDHHSNKSKGFGFVTMRNYDQAAMAIQALNGYVLHSQPLSVSFKTQKR, from the coding sequence ATGTCGGAATCGTGTCAAGGCGGTAATTGTCATGAAAATATCGAATATGGGCCGGACGAATCACCCACCAAACTCATCGTCAATTATATTCCTGAAGTCATGACACAGGATATGATGTTTTCGCTGTTTTCCACAATGGGTAAACTGGAAAGCTGCAAGCTGATAGCCAACAGAGGATACGGGTTCGTGGAGTACGCGAGTGCTGAGGATGCGGTGAAGGCTCGAAAGGCCTTCAACGGCCTGCTGATGCAGAACAAGACGCTCAAAGTGTCCCACGCGCTGCTGAACCCCGAGACGAAGCCGCCCACGAAGCCGGAAGCCGACTGGAACCTCTACGTGTGTAACCTGCCCAACGAACTCACCTTGCAGGACTTACACGGACTTTTCGCACAATTCGGTAAAATAGTTAATTCCCGCATTGCTGCAGGTATAGCTTTTGTCTTATTTGAACACCAATATGAAGCGGAAAGAGCCATTCAAAGCATCAATGGCACTACCCCGCCAGGTTTTTTACACCCTTTAACTGTTAAGTATGCTAATAAGACTAACcctaataaacataaaaacaataataataactttACTAAAAATGCATTGGTCAAACCTTATCATTGGATTAATCATATGGGTGCTATAGGAGATCACAGCTCACCGAGCACATGGTCTAtctacatttataatattgctCCTGAGGTAGAGGAGCTGACTCTGTGGCAGCTGTTTGGTCCGTATGGTGCTATAGTGTCGGTTAAGATTATCAAAGACCACCACTCTAACAAGAGCAAAGGTTTTGGCTTTGTGACAATGAGGAACTATGACCAGGCCGCCATGGCCATCCAGGCCCTCAACGGCTATGTTCTCCACTCCCAGCCTCTCTCTGTTAGTTTCAAAACACAAAAAAGATAA